Proteins found in one Mucilaginibacter gracilis genomic segment:
- a CDS encoding GNAT family N-acetyltransferase: MLNLKFSTFPQLTTQRLILRQLRPTDAPQIHELRANPEVNRYIDRPASTGVADALAFIQKIITLTQNGHSFYWAITLKSEDLLIGTLCFWNIDEANQSIELGYELLPDYQGKGIITEAITEVLQFGFTQVGAKAIMAFPSANNARSVAVLQKLGFELSDGSYDNSHDGVDNMLTYILTLEKAGLKNPTKT, from the coding sequence ATGCTAAATTTAAAGTTTTCAACCTTTCCGCAGCTAACTACCCAAAGGCTTATACTAAGGCAGCTTAGACCTACCGATGCCCCGCAAATACACGAGTTGAGGGCCAACCCCGAAGTGAACCGGTATATCGACCGGCCAGCATCAACCGGCGTGGCGGATGCTTTGGCCTTTATACAAAAAATAATTACACTCACACAAAACGGCCATAGCTTTTACTGGGCCATTACCTTAAAAAGTGAGGATTTGTTAATTGGCACCCTATGCTTTTGGAATATTGACGAAGCCAACCAAAGCATTGAGCTTGGGTACGAACTACTGCCCGACTACCAGGGCAAGGGCATTATTACCGAAGCCATAACCGAAGTTTTACAATTTGGCTTTACGCAAGTTGGGGCAAAAGCTATAATGGCATTCCCTTCGGCAAACAATGCAAGATCGGTAGCGGTATTGCAAAAACTTGGTTTCGAGCTCAGTGATGGGTCTTACGACAACAGTCACGATGGTGTGGATAATATGCTTACCTATATCTTAACTCTGGAAAAAGCCGGACTTAAAAACCCCACAAAAACGTAA
- the kdpB gene encoding potassium-transporting ATPase subunit KdpB: MKSTQNTLFQGDQVREALKQSVIKLDPRILVRNPVMFTVEIGTVVMLVVTAYSVANKGQGGFGYNLAVFIVLLLTVLFANFAEAIAEARGKAQAESLRKTREETPARLLVNGKEEKVMSSQLKKGDVFICETGDNIPTDGEIIEGIATIDESAITGESAPVIRESGGDKSSVTGGTKVLSDRIKVMVTTQPGESFLDKMIALVEGASRQKTPNEIALTILLAGFTLIFVIVCVTLQPFAEYANTPITIAAFISLFVCLIPTTIGGLLSAIGIAGMDRALRANVITKSGKAVETAGDLDTLLLDKTGTITIGNRKATNFYPAHGVDEVAFTRACILSSLADETPEGKSIVELAEQSKNMLSVKAPKDSVFIKFTAETRSSGLDTPDGLRIRKGAFDSIRNIAEKAGNVFPSETADQVRAISSKGGTPLVVSENEQILGVIELQDIIKPGIAERFERLRKMGVKTVMVTGDNPLTAKFIAEKAGVDDFIAEAKPEDKMNYIKREQQGGKLVAMMGDGTNDAPALAQADVGVAMNSGTQAAKEAGNMVDLDNDPTKLIEIVEIGKQLLMTRGTLTTFSIANDVAKYFAIVPALFMVSIPALKALNIMGLHSPQSAILSAVIFNAIIIPLLIPLALKGVEYKPIGASALLRRNLFIYGFGGVIIPFIGIKLIDLAVTLFI, encoded by the coding sequence ATGAAATCAACTCAAAATACTTTGTTTCAGGGCGATCAGGTAAGGGAGGCTTTAAAGCAATCCGTTATCAAACTTGATCCCCGCATATTGGTGCGCAACCCCGTAATGTTTACGGTTGAAATTGGCACCGTGGTAATGCTTGTAGTAACCGCATATTCGGTTGCAAACAAGGGTCAGGGCGGTTTTGGCTATAACCTGGCTGTGTTTATAGTTTTATTACTCACCGTATTGTTTGCCAACTTTGCCGAAGCCATTGCCGAGGCCCGTGGTAAAGCACAAGCCGAAAGCTTACGCAAAACCCGCGAAGAAACACCTGCCCGCTTACTGGTAAACGGTAAGGAAGAAAAGGTAATGTCGAGCCAGTTAAAAAAAGGTGATGTGTTTATTTGCGAAACAGGCGATAATATACCAACCGACGGCGAAATTATTGAAGGTATAGCCACAATTGATGAATCGGCCATTACCGGCGAATCTGCCCCGGTAATCCGCGAGTCTGGCGGTGATAAATCATCAGTTACCGGTGGTACCAAAGTATTATCCGACAGGATAAAAGTAATGGTAACCACCCAACCTGGCGAAAGCTTTTTAGATAAAATGATAGCCCTGGTTGAAGGTGCATCGCGCCAAAAAACACCTAACGAAATTGCCCTTACCATTTTACTGGCTGGCTTTACGCTGATATTTGTTATTGTATGCGTTACGCTGCAACCCTTTGCCGAATATGCTAACACCCCGATTACCATAGCGGCTTTTATTTCCCTGTTTGTTTGTTTGATACCTACCACTATCGGTGGCCTTTTATCGGCCATCGGTATTGCAGGTATGGATAGGGCGTTGCGTGCCAACGTAATCACAAAATCGGGCAAGGCGGTTGAAACTGCCGGCGATTTAGATACCCTGTTGCTTGATAAAACCGGCACCATAACCATAGGTAACCGTAAAGCCACAAACTTTTACCCTGCCCATGGGGTTGATGAGGTTGCTTTTACAAGGGCCTGCATATTAAGCTCCCTGGCCGACGAAACTCCCGAAGGTAAATCAATTGTTGAACTGGCCGAGCAATCAAAAAACATGCTTTCGGTTAAGGCTCCAAAAGATTCGGTATTTATTAAGTTTACTGCCGAAACCCGCTCAAGCGGTTTAGATACGCCCGATGGTTTGCGCATCCGTAAAGGCGCCTTTGATTCTATCCGTAACATCGCCGAAAAGGCCGGTAACGTGTTCCCTTCCGAAACTGCCGATCAGGTTCGCGCCATATCGTCTAAAGGTGGTACACCACTGGTAGTATCAGAAAACGAACAGATTTTGGGTGTGATTGAATTGCAGGATATTATTAAACCCGGCATTGCCGAACGTTTTGAGCGCCTGCGCAAAATGGGTGTTAAAACCGTAATGGTAACTGGTGATAACCCGCTTACTGCCAAGTTTATTGCCGAAAAGGCCGGTGTTGACGATTTTATTGCCGAAGCCAAGCCCGAAGATAAAATGAATTACATTAAACGCGAGCAACAAGGCGGCAAGCTGGTAGCCATGATGGGCGACGGTACAAACGATGCCCCTGCACTGGCACAGGCCGATGTTGGTGTGGCCATGAACAGCGGTACACAAGCCGCCAAAGAAGCCGGTAACATGGTTGACTTGGACAACGACCCTACTAAACTGATTGAGATTGTTGAAATAGGAAAACAATTGCTCATGACCCGCGGAACGCTTACCACGTTTTCGATAGCTAACGATGTGGCTAAGTATTTTGCCATAGTGCCGGCCTTGTTTATGGTATCAATACCTGCCTTAAAGGCTTTAAATATTATGGGTTTGCACAGCCCGCAATCGGCCATACTGTCGGCAGTAATATTTAACGCCATTATAATACCTTTACTTATACCATTAGCCTTAAAGGGTGTTGAGTATAAGCCTATTGGTGCAAGCGCATTGTTGCGTCGCAACCTGTTTATTTATGGTTTTGGCGGGGTAATTATACCATTTATAGGTATCAAATTGATTGACCTTGCCGTAACCCTATTTATTTAA
- the hscA gene encoding Fe-S protein assembly chaperone HscA yields MAKISINLATGSLQKEEIIVGIDLGTTNSLVAFIDPDKQPKVINDMGKGVLVPSIVHFGPAGEISVGNEAKNFLLTDPQNTIFSVKRLLGRSYHDIEKHKDFFSYKVIDDNSESLVKIKVGDKFYTPIELSGLILKELKERAEHALKTPVNRAVVTVPAYFNDSQRQATRDAGKLAGLDVLRIVNEPTAASLAYGIGLDPSETKTIAVYDLGGGTFDVSILQIQNGIFEVLATNGDTFLGGDDFDRAILDYWIEQNKLDRAALLANRELLQELRLKAEEAKISFSHQSIFNQKVGDIWCTIDKQTFEALILPKVVLTINSCKSALADANLSINQIDEVVMVGGSTRTALVKKMVSEFFGRKLHDEVNPDEVVALGAAIQADVLAGNRSDILLLDVTPLSLGIETMGGLMDVIIPRNTKIPTKAGRQYTTSIDGQVNMKIAVYQGERDLIKENRKLAEFDLKGIPSMPAGFPKVDINFLLNADGILKIQAIELRSGVKQEVEVKPAYGITDDLVEQMLMDSITHAKDDVAQRMLIEARTEGEQMVYTVKNFIEKNTSWLTVSEITDTTKLLNTLKESLTTGDKDIIHKAIDELNEFTRPFAERLMDQAIGTAMRGKSLE; encoded by the coding sequence ATGGCTAAAATTTCTATCAACCTGGCAACAGGCTCACTGCAAAAAGAAGAGATCATTGTTGGTATCGACTTGGGCACCACCAATTCGCTGGTGGCTTTTATTGATCCTGATAAGCAACCCAAGGTTATAAACGATATGGGCAAGGGCGTTTTGGTGCCATCTATTGTCCACTTTGGCCCTGCCGGGGAAATTAGCGTTGGCAACGAAGCCAAAAACTTTTTACTAACCGATCCGCAAAATACCATATTCTCGGTTAAGCGCCTGCTGGGCCGCTCGTACCATGATATTGAAAAACATAAAGATTTTTTTAGCTACAAAGTAATTGACGATAACAGCGAGAGCCTTGTAAAAATTAAAGTCGGCGATAAATTTTATACGCCCATCGAGCTTTCTGGCCTGATATTAAAGGAACTGAAAGAGCGTGCCGAACACGCGCTTAAAACGCCCGTTAACCGCGCTGTAGTTACCGTGCCGGCTTATTTTAACGATTCGCAACGGCAGGCCACACGCGATGCCGGTAAGCTTGCCGGCCTTGATGTGCTGCGGATTGTTAACGAACCTACGGCGGCAAGTTTAGCCTACGGCATCGGGCTCGACCCATCCGAAACTAAAACTATTGCAGTTTACGATTTGGGCGGCGGCACCTTTGATGTTTCGATACTGCAAATACAGAACGGTATTTTTGAGGTGCTGGCCACCAACGGCGATACCTTTTTAGGCGGCGACGATTTTGACCGCGCCATTTTAGATTACTGGATTGAACAAAACAAGCTTGACCGTGCCGCTTTGTTAGCCAACCGCGAACTTTTACAGGAATTAAGGCTCAAGGCCGAAGAGGCTAAAATATCTTTCAGCCATCAAAGTATTTTTAACCAAAAGGTGGGCGATATTTGGTGCACCATTGATAAGCAAACCTTTGAGGCACTTATTTTGCCCAAGGTTGTACTAACCATTAACAGTTGCAAAAGCGCCCTGGCCGATGCTAACCTTAGCATTAACCAAATTGACGAGGTGGTGATGGTTGGCGGCAGCACGCGCACGGCGCTGGTTAAAAAAATGGTTTCGGAATTTTTTGGCCGCAAACTGCACGACGAGGTTAACCCCGACGAGGTGGTTGCCCTTGGTGCCGCCATACAGGCCGATGTTTTGGCCGGCAACCGGAGCGATATTTTGTTGCTGGATGTTACCCCGCTATCGTTAGGTATTGAAACAATGGGTGGTTTAATGGATGTAATTATTCCGCGCAACACCAAAATACCAACCAAGGCTGGCAGGCAGTACACCACATCAATAGATGGGCAGGTGAACATGAAAATTGCCGTTTACCAGGGCGAGCGCGATTTAATTAAAGAGAACCGTAAACTGGCCGAGTTTGACCTGAAGGGTATCCCATCTATGCCTGCCGGTTTCCCCAAAGTGGATATTAACTTTTTGCTTAACGCCGATGGCATTTTAAAGATACAGGCTATTGAGCTGCGCAGCGGTGTAAAACAAGAGGTTGAAGTTAAACCCGCCTACGGCATTACCGACGATTTGGTTGAACAAATGCTAATGGACAGCATAACTCACGCCAAAGACGACGTGGCCCAGCGCATGTTAATTGAGGCCCGCACCGAAGGCGAACAAATGGTTTACACCGTAAAAAACTTTATAGAAAAAAACACAAGCTGGCTAACCGTTAGCGAAATTACCGACACCACCAAACTGCTCAACACCCTAAAGGAAAGCCTAACCACCGGCGATAAAGACATTATACACAAAGCTATAGACGAGCTGAACGAGTTTACCCGCCCCTTTGCCGAACGCCTGATGGACCAGGCTATTGGCACCGCCATGCGCGGTAAAAGTTTGGAGTAA
- a CDS encoding HAMP domain-containing sensor histidine kinase, producing the protein MSIKNKLRAGISFLFLLALLCSGLAAYYLQQLSNDSKAILKDNYNTLNYLKNISSELDAPLTPASLKVISTNLTAQEHNITEPGEKQLTSSLRSLYNSYQLSANNPVQAAQLAVKMRNTINTIMTINMDAIRLKDAKASDTAKHALIIIALIGSFCFLISFSFMVNFPGYIATPIRELTQSILQIANKNYSKRLVFNSKDEYGELADAFNQMAKKLSEYETSNLANVLFEKRRIETIINSMHDALIGVDDKQTIIFANDVACNLIGLPKDKLINEFAPHIAEENDLLRNILVTDNRKMKIFADGQESYFTKEVLDVTNDARFIGKVIILKNITEFQQLDEAKTNFIATISHELKTPISSIKMSLKLLEDDRVGQVNTEQRSLLENIEDDTRRLLHITGELLDMGQLETGKIQLNFGSTHPQNIVDYAVKAVKFIADQRHVTIKVKCDATLPNVRADLDKSTWVLINLLSNAIKYSRENAEVDLTVEKHKKDSIYFSVTDHGQGIEHKYLSRIFDRYFKIPGATTEQTGTGLGLAIAKDFIEAQAGKISVESEMGEGSKFCFWLPIG; encoded by the coding sequence ATGAGCATTAAAAATAAACTTCGCGCCGGTATAAGCTTTCTGTTTTTACTGGCCCTGCTATGTTCGGGCCTTGCAGCTTACTATCTGCAACAGTTATCAAACGATTCTAAAGCTATTTTAAAAGATAATTACAACACCCTCAATTACCTTAAAAATATAAGCAGTGAGTTAGATGCACCTTTAACCCCGGCAAGTTTAAAAGTAATAAGCACCAACCTAACGGCCCAGGAGCACAACATAACCGAGCCCGGCGAAAAACAGCTAACCAGCTCGTTGCGAAGTTTATATAACAGCTATCAGCTTTCGGCCAACAACCCGGTGCAAGCCGCACAACTCGCCGTTAAGATGCGTAACACTATCAACACCATCATGACCATTAATATGGACGCCATTAGGCTCAAAGATGCCAAAGCTAGTGATACAGCCAAGCACGCCTTAATTATAATTGCCCTTATCGGTTCGTTTTGCTTTTTAATCAGCTTTAGCTTTATGGTTAATTTTCCGGGGTATATAGCTACGCCAATCCGCGAGTTAACGCAAAGCATATTGCAAATAGCAAACAAAAACTATAGCAAACGCCTGGTTTTTAACTCGAAAGACGAGTATGGCGAGCTTGCCGATGCCTTTAACCAAATGGCCAAAAAACTAAGCGAATATGAAACCAGCAACCTAGCTAACGTGCTTTTTGAAAAAAGGCGCATAGAAACCATTATCAACTCCATGCACGATGCCCTGATAGGGGTTGACGATAAGCAAACCATTATTTTTGCCAACGATGTAGCCTGCAACTTAATTGGCCTCCCTAAAGATAAACTGATTAACGAGTTTGCCCCGCACATAGCCGAAGAAAACGATTTGCTGCGCAATATACTGGTAACCGATAACCGCAAAATGAAAATATTTGCCGACGGCCAGGAGAGCTATTTTACCAAAGAAGTGCTTGATGTTACCAATGATGCCCGCTTTATTGGCAAGGTTATTATTTTGAAAAACATTACCGAGTTTCAGCAATTGGATGAGGCAAAAACCAACTTTATAGCCACCATATCGCACGAACTTAAAACGCCTATATCATCAATAAAAATGAGCTTAAAACTGCTGGAAGATGATAGGGTAGGGCAGGTGAATACCGAGCAGCGATCGTTGTTAGAAAACATTGAGGACGATACCCGCCGCCTGCTGCATATTACCGGAGAATTATTGGACATGGGCCAGCTTGAAACCGGTAAAATACAACTTAACTTTGGCAGCACACACCCGCAAAACATTGTTGACTATGCCGTTAAGGCCGTTAAGTTTATTGCCGACCAGCGCCACGTTACCATTAAAGTTAAATGCGATGCAACGTTGCCAAACGTGCGGGCCGACTTGGATAAATCAACCTGGGTGCTAATAAACCTGCTCTCCAACGCCATAAAATACAGCCGCGAAAATGCCGAGGTTGACCTAACTGTTGAAAAACATAAAAAAGACAGCATTTACTTTTCGGTAACAGACCATGGGCAGGGTATTGAACACAAATACCTTTCGCGCATTTTCGACAGGTACTTTAAAATACCAGGTGCCACAACCGAGCAAACCGGTACCGGCCTTGGCCTTGCTATAGCAAAAGATTTTATTGAGGCCCAGGCCGGCAAAATAAGCGTTGAAAGCGAAATGGGCGAAGGAAGCAAATTTTGCTTTTGGCTACCCATTGGCTAA
- a CDS encoding sensor protein KdpD: protein MEKEESVQHFLELIKRSRRGKFKIYIGMSAGVGKTYRMLLEAQALLRSGIDVKIGYVETHKRLETEAQLTGLPIIPRRKLFYKGKELEEMDLKSIISTHPDVVVVDELAHTNIEGSPNEKRWQDVVEILNAGINVISAVNIQHIESLNEEVEKITGVTINERIPDSILQLADEVVNIDLTADELIDRLKAGKIYDERKIPTALNNFFQAERILQLRELALKEVAHQVERKIDIEVPKNIKLRPELLMACISTNEETAKVIIRKTARLASYYRSKWYVLYVQTDGESSDKINLASQRHLINNFKLATQLGGELLKVKSNNIAKTIWQAAEEHGVTTICLGKPQFKFYQLILKTAVFTQLLNKMSKTHIDIVILS from the coding sequence ATGGAAAAAGAAGAATCGGTGCAACACTTTCTCGAATTGATTAAAAGATCACGCCGGGGAAAGTTTAAAATATACATTGGTATGAGCGCCGGGGTAGGCAAAACCTACCGCATGCTGCTTGAGGCCCAGGCCCTGCTGCGTAGCGGTATCGACGTGAAAATAGGTTACGTTGAAACCCATAAACGGCTTGAAACCGAGGCCCAACTAACAGGCTTGCCAATTATACCGCGCCGCAAATTGTTTTACAAAGGCAAAGAGCTGGAAGAAATGGATTTAAAGTCCATTATTAGTACCCATCCGGATGTTGTTGTGGTTGACGAGCTGGCACACACCAACATTGAAGGCAGCCCTAACGAAAAACGCTGGCAGGATGTTGTTGAAATTTTAAACGCCGGTATTAATGTAATAAGCGCAGTAAACATTCAGCATATTGAAAGTTTGAACGAGGAGGTGGAGAAGATAACCGGCGTTACAATAAACGAACGCATACCCGACAGTATTTTGCAACTGGCAGACGAGGTGGTTAATATTGACCTTACCGCCGACGAACTGATAGACCGCCTTAAAGCCGGAAAAATATACGACGAGCGAAAAATACCAACCGCGCTAAATAACTTTTTCCAGGCCGAGCGCATTTTACAACTGCGCGAACTGGCCCTTAAAGAAGTGGCCCACCAGGTTGAGCGTAAAATTGATATTGAGGTACCTAAAAATATAAAGCTGCGGCCCGAGTTATTGATGGCCTGCATTAGCACCAATGAAGAAACGGCTAAAGTTATCATCCGTAAAACGGCGCGGCTGGCATCATACTACCGCTCAAAATGGTATGTGCTGTACGTGCAAACTGATGGCGAAAGCAGCGATAAAATTAACCTGGCATCGCAAAGGCACCTTATCAATAATTTTAAACTGGCAACCCAGTTAGGCGGCGAGTTGCTGAAGGTTAAAAGCAATAATATTGCTAAAACAATTTGGCAAGCCGCCGAAGAACATGGTGTTACCACCATTTGCCTTGGCAAACCACAGTTTAAATTTTACCAGCTTATTTTAAAAACGGCTGTATTTACCCAATTATTAAACAAAATGTCGAAAACCCATATCGATATTGTAATACTATCATAA
- a CDS encoding K(+)-transporting ATPase subunit C, producing MKAYFLPSLKITIILIVLMGGVYPLLISLVGKLTPGGGDGQTITVNGKVVGYANVGQKFTKDEYFWSRPSAVDYHADGSAGSNKGPNNPDYLKDVEGRIQNFLKHNPGVTRSQIPSEMVTASGSGLDPDISPDGAKVQAARIAKVRNLPVAGVLALVNQHVEQPWLGIFGPSKVNVLKLNVALDAMAKK from the coding sequence ATGAAAGCATATTTTTTGCCATCCCTTAAAATCACTATCATACTTATAGTATTGATGGGAGGCGTGTACCCTTTATTAATTTCGCTGGTTGGTAAACTAACCCCCGGCGGTGGCGATGGCCAAACCATTACAGTAAACGGTAAAGTAGTAGGCTACGCTAATGTTGGCCAAAAGTTTACTAAAGACGAGTACTTTTGGTCGCGCCCGTCAGCGGTTGATTACCATGCCGATGGTTCTGCCGGCTCAAACAAGGGCCCAAACAATCCCGATTATTTAAAGGATGTTGAGGGTCGTATCCAAAACTTTTTAAAACATAACCCAGGCGTAACCCGCAGCCAAATCCCATCAGAAATGGTTACAGCATCGGGCAGCGGTCTTGATCCGGATATATCGCCAGATGGTGCCAAGGTACAGGCTGCCCGTATAGCTAAAGTGCGCAACCTGCCTGTTGCGGGTGTTTTGGCACTGGTTAACCAGCATGTTGAGCAACCCTGGTTAGGCATATTTGGCCCATCAAAAGTAAACGTGCTGAAATTGAACGTTGCGCTGGATGCAATGGCTAAAAAGTAA